From bacterium, the proteins below share one genomic window:
- a CDS encoding PorV/PorQ family protein, which translates to MKKMIVSLIAMIIIISSGGVVWAAQTDYAIGQIGGSELKLGLGARPVAMGEAFVGLADDVNALAWNPSGLGQISNYQVGFMHNIYIQETSQEYLAYAQPLFEGAGLGINMTYLNYGTFEKVDFDGTIPEVVGEFTPYVMTFAAGYGQWIMPGVAVGGAVKFISQSIDTETYSAVAVDLGGMIKPGIEGLQIGLAVQNLGTQLADADLPMNAKAGVAYLLPVQLKAGDIWRTLLDVNLPFGDTNYTSANIGTEYIYNKMVALRVGYKIKDTGDLEGVTGLTAGVGLQLNMFHIDYAMLSYGDLGISHQIALTVNFL; encoded by the coding sequence ATGAAAAAGATGATTGTTTCCCTAATTGCAATGATTATTATCATTTCTTCCGGAGGTGTGGTCTGGGCGGCCCAGACTGATTATGCCATCGGTCAGATCGGCGGATCGGAATTGAAACTCGGTCTGGGCGCCCGTCCGGTTGCCATGGGAGAGGCTTTTGTAGGTCTGGCAGATGACGTCAATGCTCTCGCCTGGAATCCATCCGGTTTGGGACAAATCAGCAATTATCAGGTCGGTTTTATGCACAATATTTATATTCAGGAAACCTCGCAGGAATATCTGGCGTACGCGCAACCCCTGTTTGAAGGCGCCGGGTTGGGAATCAATATGACCTATTTGAATTACGGAACTTTTGAAAAAGTTGATTTCGACGGTACAATTCCGGAGGTTGTTGGAGAATTTACTCCGTATGTCATGACATTTGCAGCTGGATACGGACAATGGATCATGCCGGGTGTGGCAGTGGGTGGTGCCGTGAAATTTATTTCTCAGAGCATTGATACAGAAACATATTCAGCAGTGGCAGTTGACCTGGGCGGCATGATCAAGCCCGGCATTGAGGGGCTTCAGATAGGGTTGGCAGTACAAAATCTTGGAACGCAATTGGCGGATGCCGATCTGCCTATGAATGCGAAGGCTGGAGTGGCGTATCTTTTGCCAGTCCAGTTAAAAGCCGGTGATATCTGGCGTACGCTCTTGGATGTAAATTTGCCGTTTGGGGATACTAATTACACATCTGCCAATATCGGGACCGAATACATCTATAATAAAATGGTGGCACTTCGTGTGGGCTATAAAATTAAAGATACCGGAGATTTAGAAGGTGTCACCGGGTTGACCGCCGGTGTTGGTCTGCAATTGAACATGTTTCATATTGATTATGCCATGCTTTCCTATGGGGATCTGGGTATCTCCCACCAGATTGCGCTGACAGTGAATTTTCTTTAG
- a CDS encoding T9SS type A sorting domain-containing protein produces MKKPTFFVVLAILMAVIFTTPAQAYYYGTAWDESISNPGNSNHGEPTDSAYLDEEYTSGIRLRNVYLRWNLYETANGTYNFDYINQKKEEIKRLREKGFSIILRINPFPVPDWYWTQYPDAHFKNQYGSEWDPENPSLPGSDPTVGAVSIWHPSYQTEFGQYINQVFSDLGNNFWAVYLTPGKWGEVAYPEANDYYGHSNCYWAWDANARSAIASNPLAASFTPGASDLSTVIGQRVVNGGFEDTAYSNTIANWESTLDTFYTSGWIPVIQTGAAPEGSHYLQYSSPPDAGGSEYHLRQTVVLKPNTSYTLSSSVRVTSADTVAHIEVTQPSAAFTWTPVADVSSTSSTWTTVTSSSFTSVSYTSKAYIDIYLTGTTMLGTAEFDQISITDGLTYDTSAAQAFIEWYYQSMSDFINWQIAEIKSHFDGRLILMGGGYMTRSGDVEAEVNSDLTGQTKNKYWVTRGFVPDRYLAQLTDRKNVMFANTAMQAIWRGEQWREDDWQTTPVHEPALETSQLNTDWSAPHYYAWLADQYTMEKYGENAGFNDKFEMADAFQMMGDNGYLGIGWYTVGQLFEDGYAKLGDYANNIFQYGGPGEPEGIDEDFTMLSGVIPPGWRNLTNVTLTGDGNTGGNLTLVSTSPAYGSVMTPVFEDVTTTAHDNKVFNTLEIKIDSVSENAYIDVQIQIEHGSYQSYPAFSNLNAPGIYQVNINDATPLGVLTRFSIKIWLNGDTVGDTVNLDYVRLVKEITPVTPKLPTFHITDALLTRWEVTDLQGYTNNIAASGNVTGYAPDASPVCRAEDSGYADVTALEGGKYLYVSGSVDNPANPAYCYYQLYDGSFAGYTPIAITADTRLSYWIYNKKDAQDKGNTHVSIDMIFNDGTALRNKGIADQRGILMHPAYRNVEFDEWTYVEADLSSLAGLTINEIRVGFDTGANGEHYQAFIDRLKIFQGNPPGVEPLRTNWETGEIFGYRNSVFASGNVEGFLSYLPPECSPRQDGDAGVSAYRGKYYLMVAGNATAAPAHCYYWLANETLQPYHNITIETGMRMVYRIYHFANAEVTNNHIAIDFACTDGTELRNQGITDQHGVNIHPAARLDAYNQWVYVEVDLSSLAGKVIERVMVGFDEPSNPGKYRSYIEDLQFVQAGHEPMLPVADEVVTPTTTPTATHTESPTETITPTPTPTPTVTSSPTASPTVTPTEIAETNYWQDHFVGTAGTQVTNWADEDQNAAFDAHIDYSYTNSWAAITRTAENTYGKVLSPNQTVDVTAYPMIEIDMTGIIGTASWRLGIQEQEGSYVHFDLSGSQTGTGTFSYNFATATGWSGFHTFSVEIIVEGATGSGITADQVRIYRIGGVPTLTATPTATHTESPTETITPTPTPTPTVTSSPTASPTVTPTEIAETNYWQDHFVGTAGTQVTNWADEDQNAAFDAHIDYSYTNSWAAITRTAENTYGKVLSPNQTVDVTAYPMIEIDMTGIIGTASWRLGIQEQEGSYVHFDLSGSQTGTGTFSYNFATATGWSGFHTFSVEIIVEGATGSGITADQVRIYRLGPPPTVTSTLTVTQTDTPQPTETDTPLPTATYTETPTATVTPGIVLWNKLDSDPEVETSEIGPGFEIHGITNYEPNQFNNGIYFNSENEYLQTTSSILDQKKGCVEFWWKPNFNYNEGAASNNSRFWGSSDGGVLQYGEMRIGGSYHPGWEHFTITYNYVDDQGIGGYQHHATVIPFSAGELNHLAFVWDQAGQIEGQYTLAVYQNGTRIGAWNDAITPDIPVTMDTPYLWLCNFDGDTTGGWDGVRGSMDNVKIWNYAKDTFGDRFNEEPVLGTPTPTYTATITLTATFTPTNTPEDTATYTTTPTNTPEDTATSTVTPTNTPEDTATATVTPTNTPEDTATYTTTPTNTPEDTATYTTTPTNTPEDTATSTVTPTNTPEDTATSTVTPTNTPEDTATSTVTPTSTPEDTATYTVTPTNTPEDTATYTATPTSTPEDTATYTPTLTATASITLTASATMTSTPGVSSPTATSTPLSPQKVRAWPAISYRMYPGHSQDLLAVSLYNWVRQPNIAMHYYVRHGTGRFNGSVDAYATTGPNGEPASTVFTAGNEVWRVNIIRVDNQGLGGKRYFPIIVVPEWWVGAATVDVVDEKEFESMNFETDGEAETVGNELLEQEIEAAMAAGILVWTSTPTPEPTSVTPSVTLTPTFTPSPTMTGTLTPDPTATPSSDTPTVEPEPTLAATSTLIPTGTPFVEEKQVTAYPNPARGKVNFAYTIEGAGKVRIDIYKLTGERVTTITEHVNGGTGQTLSTAWNAVDVAPGIYFCRIVITDNSGRVILSQKKKVALIQ; encoded by the coding sequence ATGAAAAAACCTACTTTTTTCGTTGTATTGGCTATTCTCATGGCAGTGATTTTTACTACGCCGGCGCAGGCCTATTATTATGGCACTGCCTGGGATGAATCCATTTCCAATCCAGGCAATTCCAACCACGGTGAACCCACTGATAGCGCCTATCTGGATGAGGAATATACCTCAGGTATTCGGTTGCGCAATGTCTATCTCCGCTGGAACCTCTACGAGACTGCCAATGGTACCTACAATTTTGATTACATCAACCAGAAAAAAGAAGAGATCAAGCGTCTTCGCGAAAAAGGTTTTTCCATCATCTTGCGGATCAATCCTTTTCCAGTACCGGACTGGTACTGGACGCAATATCCTGATGCGCATTTTAAAAATCAATATGGTTCTGAATGGGACCCGGAAAATCCTTCTTTGCCCGGATCAGATCCGACGGTTGGTGCTGTTTCGATCTGGCATCCGTCCTATCAGACTGAATTCGGTCAATACATCAACCAAGTTTTTTCAGATTTGGGGAACAATTTCTGGGCGGTTTATCTCACCCCGGGTAAATGGGGAGAGGTGGCTTATCCTGAGGCCAATGATTATTATGGCCATAGTAATTGTTATTGGGCCTGGGATGCCAATGCACGTAGTGCAATTGCAAGCAATCCTTTGGCTGCCTCATTTACACCCGGTGCATCTGATCTGAGTACCGTGATTGGTCAACGTGTGGTCAATGGCGGTTTTGAAGATACCGCGTACAGCAACACCATTGCCAATTGGGAAAGCACGCTCGATACATTTTATACATCCGGTTGGATACCTGTTATACAGACCGGTGCTGCACCTGAAGGTTCTCACTATTTACAATATAGTAGTCCTCCGGATGCGGGTGGGAGTGAATATCATTTACGTCAGACAGTGGTCTTGAAACCCAACACCAGCTATACCTTGAGCAGTTCGGTACGTGTGACCTCGGCAGACACCGTGGCGCATATTGAAGTAACACAACCCAGTGCGGCATTTACCTGGACACCGGTTGCCGATGTTTCCAGCACGAGCAGTACCTGGACAACCGTCACCAGTTCTTCATTTACCTCAGTGAGTTATACTTCGAAAGCTTACATTGATATTTATCTTACCGGCACAACAATGCTCGGTACTGCGGAGTTTGATCAGATATCCATTACCGACGGTCTCACTTATGATACCAGCGCTGCTCAGGCATTTATTGAATGGTATTACCAGAGCATGTCCGATTTTATCAATTGGCAGATTGCCGAGATCAAGTCTCACTTTGACGGCCGCTTGATTTTAATGGGCGGCGGATACATGACGCGTTCCGGTGATGTTGAGGCTGAGGTGAATAGTGATCTGACCGGGCAGACCAAAAATAAGTACTGGGTGACACGCGGTTTTGTACCGGATCGTTATTTAGCGCAATTGACAGACCGTAAAAATGTGATGTTTGCCAATACCGCCATGCAGGCGATTTGGCGCGGCGAGCAATGGCGCGAAGATGACTGGCAGACCACGCCGGTACATGAACCGGCTCTGGAGACCAGTCAACTGAATACGGACTGGTCGGCACCGCATTACTATGCCTGGCTGGCGGATCAATATACTATGGAGAAGTATGGGGAAAATGCCGGGTTCAATGATAAGTTTGAGATGGCGGATGCTTTCCAGATGATGGGCGACAATGGTTATCTGGGAATCGGCTGGTATACCGTAGGTCAGTTGTTTGAGGATGGCTACGCCAAGCTGGGCGATTATGCGAACAATATTTTTCAGTACGGCGGTCCGGGTGAACCGGAAGGGATTGATGAAGATTTCACCATGCTGAGTGGCGTGATTCCGCCGGGATGGCGCAACCTGACCAATGTCACCCTGACAGGCGACGGTAATACCGGCGGGAACCTGACGTTGGTTAGTACGTCGCCTGCTTATGGAAGCGTGATGACTCCGGTTTTTGAGGATGTCACCACAACTGCGCATGACAACAAGGTTTTCAATACATTGGAAATAAAAATTGATAGTGTTAGTGAAAATGCATATATCGATGTTCAAATTCAGATCGAACATGGAAGTTATCAGTCCTATCCGGCATTTTCCAATTTAAATGCACCTGGAATATATCAAGTTAATATTAATGATGCTACTCCACTGGGTGTTCTCACACGGTTTTCGATCAAAATTTGGCTCAATGGTGATACGGTTGGCGATACTGTGAACCTGGATTATGTGCGTCTGGTTAAAGAGATCACGCCGGTTACACCAAAGCTGCCAACATTCCATATTACAGATGCTTTGCTCACCCGCTGGGAAGTAACCGACCTTCAAGGCTATACCAATAATATTGCCGCATCCGGGAATGTAACCGGGTATGCACCGGATGCATCACCTGTCTGCCGGGCAGAGGATTCGGGATATGCCGATGTCACAGCATTGGAAGGCGGCAAGTATCTCTATGTCTCCGGCAGTGTGGATAACCCGGCCAATCCGGCTTATTGTTATTACCAACTGTATGACGGGAGTTTTGCCGGGTATACGCCGATTGCCATTACAGCTGATACACGGTTATCCTACTGGATTTATAATAAAAAGGATGCACAGGACAAGGGCAATACCCATGTCAGTATTGACATGATCTTCAATGACGGCACGGCCTTGCGCAATAAGGGGATTGCAGATCAGCGCGGGATCTTGATGCATCCGGCGTACCGCAATGTTGAATTTGACGAGTGGACTTATGTAGAAGCAGACCTTTCCAGTTTGGCAGGTTTGACCATCAATGAAATCCGGGTGGGTTTTGACACCGGTGCCAATGGGGAACATTACCAGGCCTTTATCGACCGCTTGAAAATCTTCCAGGGTAATCCACCGGGGGTGGAACCGTTGCGCACCAATTGGGAGACCGGTGAGATCTTCGGATATAGAAATTCAGTGTTTGCCTCAGGGAATGTCGAGGGATTTTTGTCTTATTTACCACCTGAGTGCAGCCCGCGCCAGGATGGTGATGCCGGGGTGTCGGCATATCGCGGCAAGTATTATCTTATGGTGGCCGGGAATGCGACGGCAGCACCGGCGCATTGCTATTACTGGCTGGCCAATGAGACCCTCCAGCCGTATCACAACATCACCATTGAGACCGGTATGCGTATGGTCTACCGTATTTACCATTTTGCCAATGCCGAGGTGACCAACAATCACATTGCGATTGATTTTGCCTGTACGGATGGGACCGAGCTGCGCAATCAGGGCATCACAGATCAGCATGGTGTGAACATCCATCCGGCTGCCAGACTTGATGCTTACAATCAATGGGTCTATGTGGAGGTGGACCTCTCCTCATTGGCAGGTAAAGTGATTGAGCGTGTGATGGTTGGTTTTGACGAACCGTCCAATCCCGGTAAGTATCGCTCTTATATTGAGGATCTCCAGTTTGTCCAGGCCGGGCATGAACCCATGCTGCCTGTCGCAGATGAGGTTGTGACTCCGACTACAACACCGACTGCGACGCATACAGAATCACCGACAGAAACCATCACGCCCACCCCGACGCCGACACCCACTGTAACCAGTTCCCCGACTGCCAGCCCGACCGTGACGCCAACCGAGATAGCAGAGACCAACTATTGGCAGGACCATTTTGTGGGTACAGCCGGAACTCAGGTAACCAACTGGGCGGATGAAGATCAGAATGCAGCGTTTGATGCGCACATCGATTATTCGTATACGAATTCCTGGGCAGCAATCACGCGCACAGCTGAAAACACATACGGGAAGGTGCTCTCTCCGAATCAGACCGTGGATGTGACCGCGTATCCCATGATTGAGATTGATATGACCGGAATTATTGGCACAGCTTCCTGGCGTTTGGGCATTCAGGAGCAGGAAGGCAGTTATGTACATTTTGACCTGTCCGGGAGCCAGACCGGGACTGGGACGTTTAGTTATAACTTTGCCACAGCCACAGGTTGGAGCGGGTTCCATACCTTCAGTGTGGAGATTATTGTGGAGGGCGCAACCGGATCAGGTATCACAGCTGATCAGGTGCGCATCTACCGTATCGGCGGCGTGCCGACACTGACTGCTACACCGACCGCGACGCATACAGAATCACCGACAGAAACCATCACGCCCACCCCGACGCCGACACCCACTGTAACCAGTTCCCCGACTGCCAGCCCGACCGTGACGCCAACCGAGATAGCAGAGACCAACTATTGGCAGGACCATTTTGTGGGTACAGCCGGAACTCAGGTAACCAACTGGGCGGATGAAGATCAGAATGCAGCGTTTGATGCGCACATCGATTATTCGTATACGAATTCCTGGGCAGCAATCACGCGCACAGCTGAAAACACATACGGGAAGGTGCTCTCTCCGAATCAGACCGTGGATGTGACCGCGTATCCCATGATTGAGATTGATATGACCGGAATTATTGGCACAGCTTCCTGGCGTTTGGGCATTCAGGAGCAGGAAGGCAGTTATGTACATTTTGACCTGTCCGGGAGCCAGACCGGGACTGGGACGTTTAGTTATAACTTTGCCACAGCCACAGGTTGGAGCGGGTTCCATACCTTCAGTGTGGAGATTATTGTGGAGGGCGCAACCGGATCAGGTATCACAGCTGATCAGGTGCGCATCTACCGGCTCGGACCGCCTCCGACTGTGACATCAACATTGACCGTGACCCAGACAGACACACCTCAGCCGACCGAGACAGACACACCGCTGCCGACCGCAACCTATACCGAGACACCGACTGCGACAGTCACACCTGGGATTGTATTGTGGAACAAATTGGATTCTGATCCGGAAGTTGAAACAAGCGAGATTGGCCCCGGTTTTGAAATTCACGGAATAACTAATTACGAACCAAATCAATTTAATAATGGAATTTATTTTAATTCTGAAAATGAATATTTACAAACCACCAGTTCGATTTTAGACCAGAAAAAGGGCTGTGTGGAGTTTTGGTGGAAACCTAATTTTAATTACAATGAAGGCGCGGCTTCCAATAATTCCCGTTTTTGGGGAAGCAGTGATGGCGGTGTGCTTCAATACGGAGAAATGAGAATTGGCGGTTCTTATCATCCCGGGTGGGAACATTTTACAATCACTTATAATTATGTGGATGATCAGGGTATCGGCGGTTATCAGCACCATGCAACAGTTATTCCGTTTTCAGCTGGTGAGTTAAATCACCTGGCTTTTGTATGGGATCAGGCCGGGCAGATTGAAGGGCAATACACTCTAGCTGTGTATCAAAACGGGACCCGGATTGGTGCCTGGAATGATGCTATAACACCGGATATACCAGTAACTATGGATACACCGTATTTGTGGTTATGTAATTTTGACGGGGATACCACAGGTGGCTGGGACGGTGTTAGAGGTTCAATGGATAATGTGAAAATATGGAATTATGCAAAAGACACTTTTGGAGATCGTTTCAATGAAGAACCGGTATTGGGAACACCAACGCCGACGTATACAGCAACCATCACATTGACAGCTACCTTTACGCCGACTAATACACCGGAAGACACGGCAACCTATACCACTACGCCAACCAACACACCGGAGGACACGGCGACTTCAACCGTGACGCCGACGAATACACCGGAAGATACAGCAACCGCTACGGTGACGCCGACGAATACGCCGGAAGATACGGCAACCTATACCACTACGCCAACCAATACGCCGGAAGATACGGCAACCTATACTACTACGCCAACCAATACACCGGAGGACACGGCGACCTCTACGGTGACGCCGACGAATACACCGGAAGATACAGCAACTTCTACGGTGACGCCGACGAATACACCGGAAGACACGGCAACTTCTACGGTGACGCCGACGAGTACGCCGGAAGATACAGCAACCTATACGGTGACGCCGACGAATACACCGGAAGACACGGCAACGTATACCGCTACGCCAACCAGTACTCCGGAAGACACGGCAACCTATACGCCGACACTCACAGCAACAGCATCCATAACCCTGACCGCCAGTGCGACCATGACATCCACACCGGGTGTGTCTTCACCGACAGCAACATCGACCCCGCTTTCCCCGCAGAAGGTGAGAGCATGGCCGGCGATTTCTTACCGTATGTATCCAGGCCACTCGCAGGATCTGTTGGCAGTTTCCCTTTACAACTGGGTTAGACAACCTAATATCGCGATGCATTATTATGTGCGCCACGGTACAGGTCGGTTCAATGGCAGTGTTGATGCCTATGCAACCACCGGGCCAAACGGAGAACCTGCCAGTACGGTCTTTACTGCCGGGAATGAGGTGTGGCGTGTCAATATCATCCGGGTGGATAACCAAGGCCTGGGTGGCAAACGCTATTTCCCGATCATTGTTGTTCCTGAATGGTGGGTTGGTGCAGCCACGGTAGATGTCGTTGATGAAAAAGAATTTGAGAGTATGAATTTTGAGACTGATGGCGAAGCTGAGACCGTGGGTAATGAATTGCTGGAGCAGGAAATAGAGGCTGCGATGGCAGCAGGTATTTTGGTGTGGACGTCAACACCAACACCTGAACCGACATCAGTAACACCATCTGTGACGCTGACCCCAACATTCACGCCTTCTCCAACGATGACAGGTACACTCACACCGGATCCCACGGCCACACCATCCTCTGATACACCCACAGTTGAGCCGGAGCCGACATTGGCCGCCACATCAACTTTGATTCCGACCGGGACACCGTTTGTGGAAGAAAAACAGGTGACCGCCTATCCCAACCCCGCGCGCGGTAAGGTGAACTTTGCCTATACCATTGAGGGTGCGGGCAAGGTGCGGATTGATATCTACAAACTGACCGGTGAGCGTGTAACCACAATCACCG